In Thermococcus thioreducens, a genomic segment contains:
- a CDS encoding antitoxin AF2212-like protein, with the protein MKEIEAIYEEGVFKPLKSPIS; encoded by the coding sequence ATGAAGGAAATTGAGGCCATCTACGAGGAAGGCGTATTTAAGCCTCTCAAAAGCCCCATCTCGTGA
- the taw3 gene encoding tRNA(Phe) 7-((3-amino-3-carboxypropyl)-4-demethylwyosine(37)-N(4))-methyltransferase Taw3, translating into MFLYSKNFDEQKAKAMKGLRKALEEGKVDEDIISLLEKINSLENYFTTSSCSGRISVMEMPHFGDKLNSVWLGKWHREVAFEEVMEAVRRHRSGQLWFLVRSPILHVGARTMEDAVKLLNLAIGLGFKYSNIKSVSHKKLLVEIRSTERMDVPLGEDGELWVSEEYIERIVDIANEQVRRFKGKLKRLEEEIEKLRN; encoded by the coding sequence ATGTTCCTCTACTCGAAGAACTTCGACGAGCAGAAGGCTAAAGCGATGAAGGGCCTGAGGAAGGCCTTAGAGGAGGGCAAGGTGGACGAGGACATCATTTCACTTCTTGAGAAAATCAACTCCCTTGAGAACTACTTCACGACCTCCTCCTGCTCCGGCAGGATTTCGGTCATGGAGATGCCGCACTTCGGCGATAAACTCAATTCGGTCTGGCTCGGCAAGTGGCACAGGGAGGTTGCTTTTGAGGAGGTAATGGAGGCGGTTAGGAGGCACCGCTCCGGCCAGCTGTGGTTCCTCGTGAGGAGTCCAATCCTGCACGTCGGCGCGAGGACGATGGAGGACGCGGTTAAACTGCTCAACCTCGCCATCGGCCTCGGCTTCAAGTACTCCAACATAAAGAGCGTCAGCCACAAGAAGCTCCTCGTTGAGATACGCTCGACAGAGAGGATGGACGTCCCGCTCGGCGAGGACGGCGAGTTATGGGTGAGCGAGGAGTACATCGAGAGAATCGTGGACATCGCGAACGAGCAGGTGAGAAGGTTTAAGGGGAAGCTGAAGAGGCTGGAGGAAGAGATTGAAAAGTTAAGAAATTAG
- a CDS encoding DNA-binding protein, whose translation MAVIDTNVAIERLRRGAEIDESITGVTFVEFPRVVRYPRFKGDVLFPNLDDYLLAHEIQEKLLKRGTPKGFADLLIAAI comes from the coding sequence ATGGCTGTCATAGACACAAACGTTGCCATAGAACGTCTCAGGAGAGGAGCGGAAATAGATGAGAGCATAACTGGAGTTACCTTCGTGGAGTTTCCAAGGGTCGTGAGGTACCCGCGTTTCAAAGGGGATGTCCTGTTTCCAAATCTTGACGATTACCTTCTCGCCCACGAGATTCAGGAAAAACTTCTCAAGAGGGGCACCCCAAAGGGCTTTGCAGATTTACTCATAGCGGCTATATGA
- a CDS encoding IGHMBP2 family helicase — protein sequence MEEGMPSKFIAHLKELVELERKAEIEAMRLEMKRLSGREREKVGRAVLGLNGRIVGEELGYFLVRYGREREMKTEISVGDLVVISRHDPLKSDLVGTVVEKGKRFLTVALETVPEWALKGVRIDLYANDITFKRWLENLNNLRESGRKALELYLGLRKPGESEPVEFEPFDRSLNASQRMAIARALGSGDFFLIHGPFGTGKTRTLAELIRQEVARGNKVLATAESNVAVDNLVERLVDSGIKVVRVGHPSRVSRSLHETTLAYLITQHELYGELRELRVIGQNLKEKRDTFTKPAPKYRRGLSDREILRLASKGIGVRGVPARLIREMAEWLKINQQVQKTFDDARKLEERIAREIIREADVVLTTNASAGLDVVDYGSYDVAIIDEATQATIPSVLIPINRARRFVLAGDHRQLPPTILSEKAKELSKTLFEGLIERYPVKSEMLTVQYRMNERLMEFPSGEFYDGKVKADEGVKNITLTDLGVKSPENGPWGEVLKPENVLVFIDTARLENRFERQRRGSESRENPLEARFVKEAVERLLGLGVEPEWIGVITPYDDQRDLISSLLPEEVEVKTVDGYQGREKEVIVLSFVRSNRKGELGFLKDLRRLNVSLTRAKRKLILIGDSSTLSAHPTYKRLVEFVKERETLVDIATLEESKEKG from the coding sequence ATGGAAGAAGGGATGCCCTCAAAGTTCATTGCTCACCTCAAGGAACTCGTGGAGCTTGAGAGAAAGGCCGAGATAGAGGCCATGCGCCTGGAGATGAAAAGGCTCTCCGGAAGGGAGAGGGAGAAGGTCGGAAGGGCCGTTTTGGGCTTGAACGGGAGGATTGTTGGCGAGGAGCTGGGATACTTTCTGGTGAGATACGGCCGCGAGAGGGAGATGAAGACCGAGATAAGCGTGGGCGATTTAGTGGTCATAAGCAGGCACGACCCGCTCAAGAGCGACCTCGTTGGAACAGTCGTCGAGAAGGGGAAGCGCTTTCTGACGGTTGCTCTAGAGACCGTCCCTGAGTGGGCGCTGAAGGGCGTTAGGATAGACCTCTACGCCAACGACATCACCTTCAAGCGCTGGCTGGAGAACCTGAACAATCTGAGGGAGAGCGGGAGAAAGGCGCTGGAGCTCTACCTGGGCCTTAGGAAACCTGGGGAGAGTGAACCCGTCGAGTTCGAGCCCTTCGATAGAAGCCTCAACGCGAGCCAGAGGATGGCAATAGCGAGAGCCCTCGGGAGCGGGGACTTCTTCCTCATCCACGGGCCGTTCGGGACGGGCAAGACGAGAACCCTGGCCGAGCTGATAAGGCAGGAAGTGGCAAGGGGCAACAAGGTATTAGCGACAGCGGAAAGCAACGTTGCCGTTGACAACCTCGTGGAGAGGCTCGTTGACTCGGGGATTAAAGTTGTCCGCGTTGGCCACCCGAGCAGGGTCTCAAGGAGCCTCCACGAGACGACCCTGGCTTACCTCATCACCCAGCACGAGCTATACGGCGAGCTGAGGGAGCTTCGCGTAATCGGCCAGAACCTCAAGGAAAAGAGGGACACCTTCACAAAGCCAGCACCGAAGTACAGGCGGGGGCTGAGCGACCGCGAAATACTCAGGCTGGCCTCGAAGGGGATAGGCGTAAGGGGCGTTCCGGCGAGGCTCATCAGGGAGATGGCGGAGTGGCTGAAGATTAACCAGCAGGTTCAGAAGACCTTCGACGATGCCAGAAAACTCGAGGAGAGAATAGCCCGGGAAATCATCAGGGAGGCGGACGTTGTTCTAACGACAAACGCCTCTGCCGGCCTTGATGTCGTTGACTACGGTTCCTATGATGTGGCGATAATAGACGAGGCGACGCAGGCTACGATTCCAAGCGTTTTGATACCGATAAACAGGGCGAGACGGTTTGTCTTAGCCGGCGACCACAGGCAGCTGCCACCAACGATACTCAGCGAGAAGGCCAAGGAGCTGAGTAAGACGCTCTTCGAGGGCCTGATCGAGCGTTATCCCGTGAAGAGCGAGATGCTCACCGTCCAGTACAGGATGAACGAAAGGCTCATGGAGTTTCCAAGCGGGGAGTTCTACGACGGAAAGGTCAAAGCAGATGAGGGTGTGAAGAACATAACGCTCACCGATTTAGGTGTTAAAAGCCCTGAGAACGGCCCATGGGGGGAGGTTCTAAAGCCCGAGAACGTGCTGGTTTTCATAGACACCGCAAGGCTCGAAAACCGCTTCGAGAGGCAGAGGCGTGGAAGCGAGAGCAGGGAAAACCCGCTTGAGGCGAGGTTCGTGAAGGAGGCCGTCGAGAGGCTTTTGGGACTCGGTGTTGAGCCGGAGTGGATAGGTGTGATAACCCCTTACGACGACCAGCGCGACCTGATAAGCTCCCTCCTTCCTGAGGAGGTCGAGGTTAAAACCGTTGACGGCTACCAGGGCAGGGAGAAGGAAGTAATAGTCCTCTCCTTCGTCCGCTCCAACAGAAAAGGAGAACTCGGCTTCCTGAAGGATTTGAGGCGCTTGAACGTCTCGCTGACGAGGGCCAAGAGGAAGCTGATCCTCATAGGCGACTCCTCAACGCTGAGTGCCCACCCGACATACAAGAGGCTGGTGGAGTTCGTAAAGGAGAGGGAGACTTTGGTTGATATTGCCACGTTGGAAGAATCTAAGGAGAAAGGTTAA